Within Parabacteroides pacaensis, the genomic segment TCGCTACAATTGACAAAAATAATTGGTAACAAAGCCAGAAACATTCTAAATAATTTTTTTGTTTTCATACGACATTACTTTAAAAGATATACAATAAATCAGGAAACAATACATTACAAACTTAACAAATATCTGGAAAACAGCCTGAATTATACAAAATATTTTTTGATGGGAACTCCTGTTGCATACATAGATAAACTTTCTTATCTATTTCTGTATCTTCAACTAAAATTTCCAACGTACTAACGTATAAATATCTGTTTTTACGTGTCCTTGTATTTCTTCCAAACCGGAACTGATTATTTCCCTATCAAAATAATCGGTACAAGCAAACTTGGCAGACAGGGATAAATTTTTTATTAATTCTATTTTGAAAGAAGCAGTCAATCGCACTCCCTTTCCATAACAAGAAGGCATAGAAAAAGCATATAAAATGTTTCTTTCATAAGAACTTAATCTACTCCCATAATCATCCGTATTGAAATAAGCTACGTATCCATCTAGCTGAAAGGGAAACGAACCACATTTATATCCCATGTTTTGAGAGATCATCCACCCGATGCTCCGGTCATCTTTGTTCTTTTTATAAATTACACTCTCTATCGAAGTTTTTAAATTAAAAGAAGTATTTCCATTCCAAGTGAACTGAATACGCATACGTTGTTGATCGTTCACCTCTTTATTTTTATACTTATAACGAAAAGAAGTAGTAAAATTCTTATTTCCACTATATTCCGCTTGTATCATATATTCTTTCCCGGCAGAAGGAGAATTTACTCCGTATTTTAACCAGGGAAAACGAAATATATCTCCATATAACGCGAGTTTCCAACGGGCAAAAGGAGTGAATTCCAAACTGGTATACACTCCTTGTTCATTTTGTACCATCGTATTTTGAGCAAAAGCGTTTCCAAAATAACTATGGTATTTTCTGGAATAAGAACGGAAAAGGATAAGAAAAGACAGATAAGACATCGGAGTAAGTTGCAAAGCATTTAAAGTAGCGACAGCTTTATTTTTCGATAAAGCCGTTTCACCGAAAAATTTCAGTTTATCCTTTTTAAACAAGTAATCAACACCTAGGTTGATATTTTTATTTCCTCTGAAATAGAAAAGGTTATAGGGTTTAGCTAACGGACAGACGGTTTTATTTCCAAATGAATAATAAACCATTGTCAACCCTATACATATATTCGGGGAAGCGTATCTTATATTTCCTCCCAGCGTTTGCATTGTGATAGTTTTAGCTTTCTCATAATCTTTTATTACCTGATGCAATCCGTCGGTTTTGAAAGACCGGATTTCATTTTCTTCTACTATTCCGTCTAATTTTCTATGGGAATAAAACATACTAAAATCTATTTTCTTAATAGATAAAGTAGTAGCCGCACCTCGAAAAAAATCATTTTCATTCGTAGAATAATGACGTCGGAAACCATTATTTCTTCTTTCCACCTGCGTGATCAACGCACTTCTTCCGGGAGTAAAGTCATAACTCAATACCAATCCTTGTCCAAAAGAAGCTTTATAATCACCGATTGCCAGACTTTTGAATATACCCACATCTTGCAATAAAAAATGAGCAGAATAATAATCATATCCTTTATGGGAGGTTTTAAAAAAAGGTTCACCTGCATCTTTTTCTCCTATCATTCCCATTTTAATATTTTCTTCAAAAGTAAAAGAGTACCGTAAAGAATGATAGAAACGTTCTCCCAAATATTTTTTATTAGGAGAATCTGTTAATAAACTGTCAGAAAGTTGTTGATATCCTTTTTTTGTTTCCAAACATTGATCGTAACGAAAAGCTAGTTCATTTTTTCCGTACTTTATTATATTTCTGATATTCAATCTTTTCTTTTCTTCTTTTTCCGGACTTACATAAATAAAAGGAAGGAGAAAATCTATCGTTTGCTTGTTCATTTCTTTTATCCCCTTCAGTTCATAAATACTTACCATATCTCCATATTTCCGGCGATAAGTTAATAAACCCTTTATTTGTTGATCGGATAAAAAAGGTAATTTACGCAATTGTTCTTCCGTTGCCGTATTTAAATTGAAAGGATGTTCCGAAAGATAAGAAAGTTCATTGTATAAAGTTTCTATCTGTTCTGTATTTTCTGTTTCGACGGCCAGATCTTCTATATATTCCATCCATTTATCAACAGGAGTTATTTCTTGAGCTTTAAGAAGATAACTATTTATAAACAAAGTTATCCACCAAATTATCCACCACCTTTTCATTAAAAGCTAACTTTTAAACCGATACCCGTACTTATACCTAATATATTATGATAAGAAACTGCCAGATCTGCCGTAACAGAACGGAAGGTATATCCTATCCCCCCATACGGTTGAAATGGGTCTGTGTGTATTCCTGTCCGTATATAAAAAGAAGAGAAAGGACAATACTCTATCCCTGCACTTCCTTGGAAAGGAATTTTATAATTGTTTTCAGCTTCTGTTATCAACCATACAGAGGAATGAATTTTCCAAGAGCATCCTGCATGGAAAGAATATCCTGTAAAATAGCGGAAAGGGGTATTTCCTACGGAGATACGAGGACCATTTAATAAGGATATTCCAACACGGATTTTTTCATTAGGTTGATAAGTTATTCCAAAATCCGAAGAAAAAAATGCGGGTGTTCCTTCCATCATTTTTATCTTTAAAAAACGGTAAGTAAGATTTATTCCTATACTCCATCGATGTCCTAACTTTTTACTCAAAGTCAAAGAAAGTTGGTTATCTCTATATAATTGATCTCCAAAGGCTGAAAAAATAATCCCTGTAGTAAGAAATGAATGAGGATAAACAAAAGAAATAGTAGTCGTATTCATTTCTTTCATCATAAATCGGTTGTAATAAAAAAAAGAAAGTTCTTTCTTTTCCAGGAATCCGGAAGAAGCAGGATTGAAATAAATAGATTCCGTTATTCCCTGAATGCCCATACCTTTGGATCGCATATCCACAGTTCTAACGTTATCAACAGGTTTTGCCGATGCTATACTTATAATTATCAAATATATAGCTAATATACATTTTTTCATTGTTAAGTTTATAAACAGGTTTTGATTTTGATTTTTATCTTTCTTCTAATTTTTAACTGGCTGGGTGATCTTATAAGGTCATACAACTATCTTTTTAGTTTTACTTTTATAGAGATTCTGGCTCCGGGATGAATTGCTTAAACGTATCCGCGAAGAGAACAAGAATAAAGTGCATATTTCTACTTTTTTCATAGAATGGTTTATTAAGGATTATAATATCTCACAAAGGTAAAATAATCTTTTTCTCTATCAACAAATTATTCGGTTTATTCTAAAATAGTGTGAAAGACGAACAATAACAGGAGAAAAACTTTTACTTTTGTAATCGCATGAAAAAAAGATTGTTATATAGTTTATTATTAGGATGTTTACTTTCCTGTTTCACCGGTATAGGACAGAAAAAAGTAAAAATCAACACACTACCCAAAGGTTATCAACATGCTTATGTGGAAGGTGGTGATACCATACCTGTGGTAGCTTTACGGGAAGTGGTAATATTTCCTCCAATGAAATTCAAAAACAAAAAACAACAAGAGAAATATACGAAACTAGTACGGGATGTAAAAAAGACCTTGCCTTATGCCAAAATGGTATATGCAACTTTGATAGAAACTTACGAATATATAGAAACTTTACCTACAGAGAAAGAAAAAGAAGAACATCTCAAACGGATGGAAAAAGAATTGTTCAAAGAATATAAACCTGAGTTGAAAAAGTTAACTCTTTCGCAAGGAAAACTTCTGATTAAATTAATAGACAGAGAATGTAACCAAAGTTCTTATAACTTAGTGAAAGCTTACTTAGGTACTTTCCGGGCAGGCTTTTGGAACTTTTTTGCCGGTATGTTCGGAGCCAGTTTAAAATCAGAATATGACCCGAAAGGAAAAGATGCGCAAACCGAACGGGTGGTTATCCTTGTGGAACGAGGGTTAATCTGACAATTGTTTAAAAAAATCCCAAATAATAATACCGGCGGTAACAGAGACGTTTAATGAATGTTTAGTCCCATATTGAGGTATTTCAACGCAACAATCGCTTTTATCGATTACATTTTGTTGAACCCCTTTTACTTCGTTTCCCAGCACAACCGCGTATTTTTTTGTTTTATCCAAGCATAGTTTGTCCAATAAAATACTTCCTTCTGTTTGCTCTATGCTGCAAACCGTGTACCCTTTCCTGTGCAAATCATCTATGGCATCCAACGTATTTTCAAAATAGATCCAATCTACGGTATCTTCGGCACCAAGGGCTGTTTTATGAATTTCAGGATGTGGAGGACATGCAGTGATACCACATAAATAAACCGATTCTACCCGGAATGCATCCGATGTACGAAATACCGAACCTACGTTATTAAGACTTCTTACATAGTCCAATACTACTACTAAAGGTACTTTTCTACTTTCCTTAAACTCTTCGGGAGTGAGTCTGTTCAACTCTGTTATTTTTAATTTCCGCATCGTTTTTTACTTTGTCTGCAAAAGTACGGAAAGTATGTTGAAATACCGTTGAAAAGGTATTGATAAGTAGTGAACACAAAATGAAAAATAATCCTTGCATATATCGGATTAAGTTTGTACGGTGATCCCTGTTTCAATTATGCAAGGAAAACTGATTCTTTTTTAGCAATCGGTTTCAACCTACCTTATCCACATAAAATTCCTACATACATAGAAAAAAGTTATCCCACCCTGGTTTTTCAACCGAAAGTTAATAAAAAAGACAAACAAAAGATTATCAGATCAAAAGTCTTTTTTATATAGTTCATAAACTATTGAAACCTTACTTATAGCATTTGACAACTTTAAAAACAAGTAAATCTACCAAAAACTATTAACTGTTTCAACAGGCTATTATTATCATTATATTTTTAATTTTAAAAAGAAGAATAATATAGATAATATAATGAACAGTTGAAAAACCAGAGGGGAATACCAAACGAATTTAGGAACGGATAAACTTTTCCGTTATATCCGCAACGGTGGGATTGTGAATCGTAAGACCTCCGTCCGCAACAATGGTCTGGCCTGTAATGTAGCGAGCGTCGTCCGAGGCTAAAAACGCTATTGTCGCTGCTATATCTTCCGGTTCTCCTAAATAGGGCAAAGAATTATGTTTTATAAATAGCTTCCTCATATCTTCAGGCAAATTACTTAAAGCTGCGGGAGTTAAAATAAGACCCGGAGCTACGGCATTACAACGTATGTTCTTTTTACCCATTTGCGTGGCTGTATATTTCGTAAGGCCGATAACGCCGGCTTTAGCTATTCCATAATATGTACCTCTGAAATCGGCTGTAATTCCCCCGATCGAGGCGATATTAACGACGTTACCTCCTCCCTGCGACTCCATGATAGGTATAGCCAGTTGCGTAAGATAGAGGGCACAACGTAAATTTATATGGAAAGCTTCATCGAAGTAGTCGATATCTAACGTTTCTATGTTTTGATCTAGCTGAAGGTTGGTTCCTCCTACGTTATTTACTACTACGTCGATCCGGTTGTATGCTTCTTTTGTAAAGTCAATCAAGTCTCGGCAACTTTCCAGGTGAGCAGCACTAAAATAAACGGCTTTTACATCAGCCCCTTCTCTAGTGAGCTCTTCTGCCAGTTTATCTGCTTTATCTTTAGAGTAGTCGGCAATAATTACTTTTCCCCCTTCTTTTACTAACCGGCGTGTTGTTGCTTCTCCAATGCCGGAAGCAGCTCCTGTGATTACTATCACTTTATTTTTAAATCGTTTCATATTTGGTTTATTTAAATTGTTTTGTTTATAACAGGCACTAGTTCAGTTTAGTTATAGTTTAAAATAGAAAGGGGAAAAGTGGTTCATTTATTTATTTAGGAGTGGTAAAAGATGACATTGGGCAGAAAACGCTATAAATTTTTTTTTAACAGCATAATACTAGATTTTAAAAAGTTCATATAGCGTCGGCAGGGTAATTTAACTACCTGCCGATACTATAATTTGTTGCATAGTGATAATAACTATTTAGGGAAAATAAAAATATGGTTTAATACATCGATCTATTCCAAAATTTTTACCCGAGCATAAGAACGAATTATTACGGGTCCCAATAAACCTGATGGTTGTAGTGGGGAATCTTTTCCCCAATGCTTCCATGTGGTAAAAGTAGTACGTGCCGCTGGACGCGGAGTATTATTTACCAGCCATTCCGGCCATTCTTTGATACTTCCGTTTTTCCATTCAAAATCAGCGGGTAGCTGTTCTTCTCCGATCAATTTGTTTACCCACAAATTGGTTATTCTCACTTCCAGCGTATTAACACCTTCGTGTACAAAGCTGTCCAGGTCTATTTTAAAAGGAGTTTTCCAGAGTATTCCAAGATTTTTTTCGTTGACTATGACTTCCGCCATTACGTATACATTACCCAAATCTAGTTCCAAGGAATTTCCCGTACGAATCTGTTCTTTGGATAAAGTAAATTTTTTTTCATAATTGGCGGTTCCTGAGAAATAACGTATTTTGTCTTTTGTTGATGAAGGCCACGAAATCAGACTATCCAATACCGTAACTATAGAATCGTTGGTATTTGATTTAAAATTCACATTCCATGCACCTGTTAATTCTATTTCATCCGGTACATTCGAAACTTTTACTGTTTTGTTTTTACCATGTGAAGTAGTATAAGTAATTTCTCCCGGATAAGGAGTCAGCCAAAATGTTTTATCATCTTCCTTAGCAAATGTAGGCTCTGCTGACTCTTGTGTCAAAATCAAAGATTCTCCGGCAGGTATACTTTTTTTATAAGTCTGTCCTCTGGAAGAATAAATTATATGTAACTCCTTTTCTATGTCTGAAACAGTAGCATTTTCTACCATTTGGTCATTGACAGGTATTACGGTCTTTCCGGATGCAAGTATCGATTTGATTTTATCTTTTACATCATGTACCGGATAGCTGGTTGGGATTTGGCGGATTCCTCTGTCAAATTTCCCATATATGGCTTTATGTATTGTCAGTTTTCTTTTTCCATCCATATTGAGAGCAATATGTTCTCCTTCAATGGCATGTATTTCTTGAATTTTTCCGTCAAGTTCATATTCTATACGTAATTCTTTGACATATCCCGGAGCAGGATCCCAGAGAGAAAGATGAGTTCCTGAGTGAATGTTCAACTTTCCCTCATTTATGCTACGGATTACTCCTTCCGTTACATCTGCCAGACCGATAGGTAGAAATGTCCCATACTCTGCTTTTATAATTTTCAAATCAGGTAATATCCCTTTTTCTTTTTTTTCGAGCGTTGTAGTAGTATGAACAACATGAGGAAGTGCAGAAGACGGTTGTCTGAAAATAACAAAGATTGAGCCTTCCGGGTCGAATGAAATAGGAAGGCTAATGGTTCCATCTGCATTTTCTTTCCATACCACCGCTTCTTTTATATCTCCAGTTAGCGGGTTCCATAGTTCGGGCCTTTTCCCTGTAACTCTGAATTTACAAATCCTTTGATTACTCTCAGTACGAGAATTTGCTAGAAAGTAAATATCAGTATTTTGTACTTTACGATGAATAAAACTTACTTCTGCGTTTCTATTATTCTCTATTTGGAAATCAGGAACTAAATGCTTATCTTTTTTGAGAACATCGGTTAAAGAGCTGTTTTTAATCCGCTTGCTGTTCCATAACTTGTCAGCTAAACTGGCAACTATCTCATCGCATGCCGGATAATTTTGAAGACTGGGTGATTTTTGAGGTTTAGTACCGATAATGGTAGCACCGGCTTTTGCAAGTTCTTCCATTTTTGTCAATATTTTTGGAGTCATCCAAACTGTTTCCGGTAATATCAGCACATGATATTTCCCTCCAACAGGTGTGCAGATAACACCGTCTTTAACAGTTAAGGACATCATTTTATCTGTCCCGATTAAATCATAATCGTAACCTGCTGTTTTAATTTCAGGCATTTGAAAAGCATTATTCGGTGAAGATTCTCCGACAAATACAAGAACATCAGCTATATTTGTGCCTTGTTGGAGTAGAAATTGCGAACGTCCGATATAATCCATAAAACCTTTTCCTTGCTTCCACCAAGTGTTCAGACGATTTAAGTCAAATCCATAGATTCCAAAAGTTACTCCGGGCCCAATATTCCACGGCTGATGGGTATATGTATGGAAAATGAAACGATTGATACCTTCAGTCCATGCTTTGTCTCCAACAGATTTTATGGTAGCAGGGTGATCGAGCCATCCTCCATATCCTGTGAATGATTCGGCACCCACAATCGAACTTCCATTTAAATGAGCGATTGAAGAGACAAATTTGGGGGAGTCGAAAGCAGTTAATTCTCCACTCCAAAATTCGCACATGACGATATCTCCCTGATCGCCTACCTGCATACTGTTGAAAGGACCCCAATAAGGCTCTATTGAAAGCTTCATACCGTGTTCGTGGCAACGTTTTCTAAAATGTCCATAATAATTACTTGCCATCAAATCGCTTATTGTCTGGCGATAATCCCAAAGAAATCGTTCCGTTATTTCACCACTCTCTACATAATAACCAGCGAATGTGGGCATGAAGAGGGTACATTCATAACCTCTAAGTCTTTTAAATTCACTATCAAATCCAATAGTCCAGTTTCCACAGCCTACTTCATAACTATCAATAAGACAATTTACTAAAGTAGAACCGACTAAATTGCCTAATTTGTTTATGATAGGTTGAATACCTCCTTCCCAATAAATATCTACAGCTTTTTTGCTCATTTTATCACATTCCCATCCCCGTCCTCCAATAACCGCAGGACGGTTTTCGGCTCCCGTCAAAGTATGACCTATTCTTAGAATAATCCATTCGCCTGCCGGAGCTTGCCATTCCAATAAACCGTTAACAGACATCTTGGATGTCAGATTTATTATATTTTCCTTGCGTACTATAGCTGATGAAGGGATTTGCTTTGTTTCTGGTTCTAAATGATTACGGATTCTTTCAGAGAGATTCTTGAAGTCTAGATCTGATATTCGTTCTCCACTTTTAGGTTTTGGGAAAGCTAAAACGATAATATCTTTATAATAATCACGGAACGTAGGAGGTTGTGATAACTGTTTCATTATCTTTTTACCGCCCATACATTCAGTTTCACTATAAACTACCTTCTGCATGGCATATTCGGGTGTTATCCAAGGACCACCAGTGTTTGCCCAGCCTGCAGCATTATTGAATCCGAGTTCTATGCCGAGCCGGTTAGCCTCCGATGCGGCAAACTTGAAAAGTTCTAACCATTGTTCACTCATGAAGGTGACTGATCCTTCGGGATAACCGGCGTCAACATTGAATATTTGTGCCTCTTGTATGCCTACCTGTTTCATGGCTTCAAGGTCTGCGGTAATTCCCTCTTTTGTTATATTTCCATTCAGCCAGTGCCACCATGTTCTTGCCTTCGCCGATGGAGGTGGATTTTTAAAACCAGATTCTAAAGTATTTTGAGCTGAGACATCTATACCAATAATCACGTAAATTATGCATAACAATATGAAAGTTCGAATTTTATTCATGATTAATTTTATTTATAGATTTTAGTTGTTTAATACAAACTTCAGAAAATTAATAACCCGGATTCTGGACAAGTGCATTCTTGCTCTTAACAATCTCGGACCGGGGAATCGGAAGCCAATAATACTGTTCTTTAAAATCTGTTTTTAGCACTGTTCGGTTAAAATCATAAACAAAATTGTTATCCTCTGTCTTCACAACAGTAACTCCCTTAGCATCTACACCTTCATATGTAGTAGCTAATTTCCATCTACGCAAATCATAATAGCGATGTCCTTCAAGTGCCAATTCGATTCTTCGTTCTTGATAAATTTTATTTAGAAGGTCTTGTCCTGTAACAGCACTTGGAATTAAAGGCATGTCAACATCTTGACGTCCACGTATTTGGTTAAGTGCCCATCGACATTGCTCTTCATCACCCAAGTAATATTGTGCTTCCGCATAGTTAAGATAGAACTCACTTAATCTAAAATAAACGCACGGCGTAGTGGTTGTTTCACTTAGTAAATCATTTTCATTGAGGAATTTACACATATAATAACCTGTTTGACTACAGTTCCAACCTCCGTCTCCTTGTTCTGAATCTTTTCCTCCGGGAGTAAAGACTTCAATTGCACGACCTTTAAATAGAGCACCATTATAAAGTACTGTATAATAAAACCGTGGATCACGTCCTGCATAAGGGTTCGTTGGATCATATCCTGATCCGGCTTCCAATGGTTTACAACCTGTAGCCTTCATTTCATAATCATCCACTAAATTTTGTAACGGACAATTACCACCGTTGCCACCATAACCGTTTGCTGTATTTGTTGACATCATGTTATGTCCGTTAGTTTTTGTGTAGAGACGACAGAAGATTACTTCCGAATTATCATAGCCATTCATGAATATATCTTTATAATTTTCTGAAAGAGAATATCCAGGCAAGTCCATTACTTCTTTACTGGTATCCCTTACTTTTTCCCATCTGATTTTGTCATTATTTGTATTAACAAGCGGGCTTGCCCAATATAAATATACTCGGGAACGGAGAGCCTTACATATATCAGCTGAGGCCCGTCCGAGATTATCACCTTCCATTTTAGCCGGTAAAAGAGCGATAGCATCACCCAGTTCTTCTAATATATATTCAACGCATTCATCATAAGTGTTACGTCCCAAAGAGTAGTCAGGTTCACCGAGTGCATAGATTTTCTTAATAATAGGCACACCTCCGAATCGCCATATAAGGTTTGCATAGGTATAGGCTCTAAGAAATTTCATCTCGCCTGAAAGCCTTTTCTTCAAATCTTCCGAAATATTTCCAGATTCTATTTTTTCAAAGAAAACATTGATATTTCTAATATATTCATAAGCACTACTCCAGTAATTGAATGAGTTGAACCATCCCCAATTGTTATCTGTTACGTTATCAGGTGTAAGTCCCCCTTGTCTGAAAGAATTGGGAGCATATCCATGGCGATTATGTGTCTCATCCGTCAAAGAGGAGAGCATTACAAAATCAAACCCACTGGGAATAGCATGGTAGCATGCATTTACGTATGCAGTAAGTAAATCATCGTTGTTGAAAACGTCCTCTTCTGAAACTTTGTCCAGTGGTTTTCGATTCAAAAAATCATCGTTACAGCCGTTAAAAACGAAGCTGATAATCAATATGCTGATAAATAAAATCTTTTTCATTCTTCCAATGTTTTTAGAAAGTTAAATTAACTCCGGTATTAAATAATTTCATCTGCGGATAATAATTAGCCCCGGCTTGATCTGATTCCGGATCCATTACTTTGAGTTTATCGAAAGTAAACAGATTGTGACCACTTATGTATATACGTAAGTTTGATATTTTTAGCTTTTTCAATAATGCTTGTGGTAATGTATAGCCTATCTCCAAATTTTTCAGCCTGACAAACGAAGCATCTTTCATCCAAAAATCCGATTCGGCAGATAGAGAAGTGATCGCTTCCACCCGAGGCATTGTTCCGTTGATATTGTTCGGAGTCCAGCGATTATCTGTTCTTTCTTTGAAAGCATTACCCGTATGGTCAATTCTCATGTGAACAAGTTGTTGTGCACGAGCCTGTCCTTGCAAAAGCATGCTGATATCGAAATTTTTCCAATCCAGACCTATGTTAAATCCAAAAATGATTTCCGGAAAATGCATCAGATTAGCCCTGACACGGTCTAAATCATCAATAACACCATTTCCGTCGACATCTTCATAGATAAGATCACCAAGTTCAGCACCCGGTTTGCTAGGATATGAGTCGAGTTCTTCCTGAGTGCGGAATATTCCTATAGCATGATAATAAAGTTCAGTACCCATGGGTTTACCTTCTGCTTTCATATAATCATGGTTTTCCGGCCATGGAGTTTCATC encodes:
- a CDS encoding glycosyl hydrolase → MNKIRTFILLCIIYVIIGIDVSAQNTLESGFKNPPPSAKARTWWHWLNGNITKEGITADLEAMKQVGIQEAQIFNVDAGYPEGSVTFMSEQWLELFKFAASEANRLGIELGFNNAAGWANTGGPWITPEYAMQKVVYSETECMGGKKIMKQLSQPPTFRDYYKDIIVLAFPKPKSGERISDLDFKNLSERIRNHLEPETKQIPSSAIVRKENIINLTSKMSVNGLLEWQAPAGEWIILRIGHTLTGAENRPAVIGGRGWECDKMSKKAVDIYWEGGIQPIINKLGNLVGSTLVNCLIDSYEVGCGNWTIGFDSEFKRLRGYECTLFMPTFAGYYVESGEITERFLWDYRQTISDLMASNYYGHFRKRCHEHGMKLSIEPYWGPFNSMQVGDQGDIVMCEFWSGELTAFDSPKFVSSIAHLNGSSIVGAESFTGYGGWLDHPATIKSVGDKAWTEGINRFIFHTYTHQPWNIGPGVTFGIYGFDLNRLNTWWKQGKGFMDYIGRSQFLLQQGTNIADVLVFVGESSPNNAFQMPEIKTAGYDYDLIGTDKMMSLTVKDGVICTPVGGKYHVLILPETVWMTPKILTKMEELAKAGATIIGTKPQKSPSLQNYPACDEIVASLADKLWNSKRIKNSSLTDVLKKDKHLVPDFQIENNRNAEVSFIHRKVQNTDIYFLANSRTESNQRICKFRVTGKRPELWNPLTGDIKEAVVWKENADGTISLPISFDPEGSIFVIFRQPSSALPHVVHTTTTLEKKEKGILPDLKIIKAEYGTFLPIGLADVTEGVIRSINEGKLNIHSGTHLSLWDPAPGYVKELRIEYELDGKIQEIHAIEGEHIALNMDGKRKLTIHKAIYGKFDRGIRQIPTSYPVHDVKDKIKSILASGKTVIPVNDQMVENATVSDIEKELHIIYSSRGQTYKKSIPAGESLILTQESAEPTFAKEDDKTFWLTPYPGEITYTTSHGKNKTVKVSNVPDEIELTGAWNVNFKSNTNDSIVTVLDSLISWPSSTKDKIRYFSGTANYEKKFTLSKEQIRTGNSLELDLGNVYVMAEVIVNEKNLGILWKTPFKIDLDSFVHEGVNTLEVRITNLWVNKLIGEEQLPADFEWKNGSIKEWPEWLVNNTPRPAARTTFTTWKHWGKDSPLQPSGLLGPVIIRSYARVKILE
- a CDS encoding PorV/PorQ family protein translates to MKKCILAIYLIIISIASAKPVDNVRTVDMRSKGMGIQGITESIYFNPASSGFLEKKELSFFYYNRFMMKEMNTTTISFVYPHSFLTTGIIFSAFGDQLYRDNQLSLTLSKKLGHRWSIGINLTYRFLKIKMMEGTPAFFSSDFGITYQPNEKIRVGISLLNGPRISVGNTPFRYFTGYSFHAGCSWKIHSSVWLITEAENNYKIPFQGSAGIEYCPFSSFYIRTGIHTDPFQPYGGIGYTFRSVTADLAVSYHNILGISTGIGLKVSF
- a CDS encoding helix-hairpin-helix domain-containing protein gives rise to the protein MKRWWIIWWITLFINSYLLKAQEITPVDKWMEYIEDLAVETENTEQIETLYNELSYLSEHPFNLNTATEEQLRKLPFLSDQQIKGLLTYRRKYGDMVSIYELKGIKEMNKQTIDFLLPFIYVSPEKEEKKRLNIRNIIKYGKNELAFRYDQCLETKKGYQQLSDSLLTDSPNKKYLGERFYHSLRYSFTFEENIKMGMIGEKDAGEPFFKTSHKGYDYYSAHFLLQDVGIFKSLAIGDYKASFGQGLVLSYDFTPGRSALITQVERRNNGFRRHYSTNENDFFRGAATTLSIKKIDFSMFYSHRKLDGIVEENEIRSFKTDGLHQVIKDYEKAKTITMQTLGGNIRYASPNICIGLTMVYYSFGNKTVCPLAKPYNLFYFRGNKNINLGVDYLFKKDKLKFFGETALSKNKAVATLNALQLTPMSYLSFLILFRSYSRKYHSYFGNAFAQNTMVQNEQGVYTSLEFTPFARWKLALYGDIFRFPWLKYGVNSPSAGKEYMIQAEYSGNKNFTTSFRYKYKNKEVNDQQRMRIQFTWNGNTSFNLKTSIESVIYKKNKDDRSIGWMISQNMGYKCGSFPFQLDGYVAYFNTDDYGSRLSSYERNILYAFSMPSCYGKGVRLTASFKIELIKNLSLSAKFACTDYFDREIISSGLEEIQGHVKTDIYTLVRWKF
- a CDS encoding RagB/SusD family nutrient uptake outer membrane protein; translation: MKKILFISILIISFVFNGCNDDFLNRKPLDKVSEEDVFNNDDLLTAYVNACYHAIPSGFDFVMLSSLTDETHNRHGYAPNSFRQGGLTPDNVTDNNWGWFNSFNYWSSAYEYIRNINVFFEKIESGNISEDLKKRLSGEMKFLRAYTYANLIWRFGGVPIIKKIYALGEPDYSLGRNTYDECVEYILEELGDAIALLPAKMEGDNLGRASADICKALRSRVYLYWASPLVNTNNDKIRWEKVRDTSKEVMDLPGYSLSENYKDIFMNGYDNSEVIFCRLYTKTNGHNMMSTNTANGYGGNGGNCPLQNLVDDYEMKATGCKPLEAGSGYDPTNPYAGRDPRFYYTVLYNGALFKGRAIEVFTPGGKDSEQGDGGWNCSQTGYYMCKFLNENDLLSETTTTPCVYFRLSEFYLNYAEAQYYLGDEEQCRWALNQIRGRQDVDMPLIPSAVTGQDLLNKIYQERRIELALEGHRYYDLRRWKLATTYEGVDAKGVTVVKTEDNNFVYDFNRTVLKTDFKEQYYWLPIPRSEIVKSKNALVQNPGY
- a CDS encoding DUF4294 domain-containing protein codes for the protein MKKRLLYSLLLGCLLSCFTGIGQKKVKINTLPKGYQHAYVEGGDTIPVVALREVVIFPPMKFKNKKQQEKYTKLVRDVKKTLPYAKMVYATLIETYEYIETLPTEKEKEEHLKRMEKELFKEYKPELKKLTLSQGKLLIKLIDRECNQSSYNLVKAYLGTFRAGFWNFFAGMFGASLKSEYDPKGKDAQTERVVILVERGLI
- the hdhA gene encoding 7alpha-hydroxysteroid dehydrogenase — encoded protein: MKRFKNKVIVITGAASGIGEATTRRLVKEGGKVIIADYSKDKADKLAEELTREGADVKAVYFSAAHLESCRDLIDFTKEAYNRIDVVVNNVGGTNLQLDQNIETLDIDYFDEAFHINLRCALYLTQLAIPIMESQGGGNVVNIASIGGITADFRGTYYGIAKAGVIGLTKYTATQMGKKNIRCNAVAPGLILTPAALSNLPEDMRKLFIKHNSLPYLGEPEDIAATIAFLASDDARYITGQTIVADGGLTIHNPTVADITEKFIRS
- a CDS encoding RNA methyltransferase, with amino-acid sequence MRKLKITELNRLTPEEFKESRKVPLVVVLDYVRSLNNVGSVFRTSDAFRVESVYLCGITACPPHPEIHKTALGAEDTVDWIYFENTLDAIDDLHRKGYTVCSIEQTEGSILLDKLCLDKTKKYAVVLGNEVKGVQQNVIDKSDCCVEIPQYGTKHSLNVSVTAGIIIWDFFKQLSD